A region from the Pelagovum pacificum genome encodes:
- a CDS encoding DinB family protein → MITPDYCRTMARYNAWQNDSIRTTVAAMPDEELRRDRGAFFGSILGTLNHLLWADRRILARLQGASLPGGSPEGSADLTPNGAEWSTARFRADGRIRLWADSLTALDLTGTVTWGPGGTYPRALIVTHLFNHQTHHRGQVHAMLTAAGHATTATDLPLMPEK, encoded by the coding sequence GTGATCACGCCCGACTATTGCCGGACCATGGCGCGCTACAACGCATGGCAGAACGACTCCATCCGCACGACCGTCGCGGCGATGCCGGACGAGGAGCTGCGGCGCGACCGGGGCGCGTTCTTCGGCTCGATCCTCGGCACGCTCAACCACCTGCTCTGGGCCGACCGCCGGATCCTTGCGCGGCTGCAGGGCGCGTCGCTGCCGGGCGGCTCGCCCGAGGGCAGCGCAGACCTCACGCCGAACGGGGCGGAGTGGAGCACCGCGCGGTTCCGGGCAGACGGACGGATCAGGCTCTGGGCCGACTCGCTGACGGCGCTCGACCTCACCGGCACCGTCACCTGGGGGCCGGGCGGGACCTACCCCCGGGCCCTGATCGTTACTCACTTGTTCAATCATCAGACACACCACCGGGGACAGGTTCACGCGATGCTCACCGCAGCCGGTCACGCGACCACCGCGACCGACCTTCCCCTCATGCCGGAGAAATAG
- a CDS encoding MDR family oxidoreductase, with protein MFRALVVEKDGDDTHAGIQVMDESRLPDGDVTVAVEYSTLNYKDGLCIGPGGGLVRNYPHVPGIDFAGTVESSDSDRFKPGDKVVLTGWRVGEVHWGGYAEKARVKADWLLPLPDGLTTRQAMAVGTAGLTAMLALLRLEDQGLQPGQGPVLVTGASGGVGSVAVALLAAAGHEVAAVTGRPDNADYLKDLGATTIVPREDIAETVKRPLESETWAGCIDAVGGAMLARVLGQMKHGASVAAVGLAGGANLPTTVVPFLLRGINLLGIDSVTCPNEIRGVAWSRIASDLDLSKLDGMVVPATLEDLPELGNSILEGGVKGRVVVDVTA; from the coding sequence ATGTTCAGAGCGCTCGTCGTCGAGAAGGACGGAGACGATACTCACGCCGGGATACAGGTCATGGATGAATCCCGCCTGCCGGACGGGGACGTGACCGTCGCGGTCGAATATTCGACCCTGAACTACAAGGACGGGCTCTGCATCGGGCCCGGCGGCGGGCTGGTGCGCAATTACCCGCACGTGCCGGGCATCGACTTCGCGGGCACGGTGGAATCCTCCGACAGCGACCGGTTCAAGCCCGGCGACAAGGTGGTGCTGACCGGCTGGCGCGTCGGTGAGGTTCACTGGGGCGGCTACGCCGAGAAAGCGCGGGTGAAGGCCGACTGGCTGCTGCCGCTGCCGGACGGGCTGACGACCCGGCAGGCAATGGCGGTCGGCACGGCGGGCCTGACGGCGATGCTCGCGCTGCTGCGGCTCGAGGACCAGGGGCTGCAGCCGGGGCAGGGGCCCGTGCTGGTGACCGGCGCCTCGGGCGGTGTCGGCTCCGTCGCCGTGGCGCTGCTTGCGGCGGCTGGTCACGAGGTCGCAGCCGTCACGGGTCGGCCGGACAACGCGGACTATCTCAAGGACCTCGGCGCGACCACGATCGTGCCGCGCGAGGACATCGCGGAGACCGTGAAGCGCCCGCTCGAGAGCGAGACCTGGGCCGGCTGCATCGACGCTGTCGGGGGCGCGATGCTGGCCCGAGTGCTGGGCCAGATGAAACACGGTGCCTCGGTCGCGGCCGTCGGCCTCGCCGGCGGAGCGAACCTGCCCACCACGGTGGTGCCGTTCCTGCTGCGGGGGATCAACCTGCTCGGCATCGACAGCGTGACCTGCCCGAACGAGATCCGGGGCGTGGCATGGTCGCGGATCGCTTCCGACCTCGATCTTTCCAAACTCGACGGCATGGTGGTGCCCGCGACGCTCGAGGACCTGCCGGAGCTCGGCAATTCGATCCTGGAGGGTGGCGTCAAGGGCCGCGTTGTGGTCGACGTCACCGCCTGA
- a CDS encoding ABC transporter substrate-binding protein produces the protein MTLKHLLGSAAALATVASAAAAQDGDLIILDYPGFEDPAYHAAYIEKNGDSPTFSFFGDEEEAFQKLVSGFEADIAHICAGSVTKWVESGIIEPWDTSMIDAFGELNSDLTGEDVASGDAEAYFIPTDFGSTAIAYNPDEVPEEDVSTLEVFKNPDYAGRLTIPDNVDDAYALAYLATGVTNWSEATDEEFEAASAWLREVHPNLRTYWTDPAELAQLLSSGEILVSWAWNETYPTMVEEGRSIAFEREMTEGSSLWLCGYVNMTESPGSEEKAYDYLNAILAPESAMPLLEAGFGTSNDAALSSEISEEDLVASGLESIDVPVLAQLPMSQELRQKQSETFEMIKAGF, from the coding sequence ATGACCCTCAAGCATCTGCTCGGCTCCGCCGCCGCGCTCGCCACGGTCGCCTCCGCCGCCGCGGCCCAGGACGGCGACCTCATCATTCTCGACTATCCGGGGTTCGAGGATCCCGCCTACCACGCCGCCTACATCGAGAAGAACGGCGACAGCCCGACCTTCAGCTTCTTCGGTGACGAGGAAGAGGCGTTCCAGAAACTCGTCTCCGGCTTCGAGGCCGACATCGCCCACATCTGCGCCGGCTCGGTGACGAAGTGGGTCGAGAGCGGCATCATCGAGCCGTGGGACACCAGCATGATCGACGCCTTCGGCGAGCTGAACTCCGACCTGACGGGTGAAGACGTGGCCTCCGGCGATGCCGAAGCCTACTTCATTCCGACCGACTTCGGCTCGACCGCGATCGCCTACAATCCCGACGAAGTGCCGGAAGAGGACGTCTCGACCCTCGAAGTCTTCAAGAACCCCGACTACGCCGGCCGCCTGACGATCCCCGACAACGTCGACGACGCCTACGCGCTCGCTTACCTCGCCACCGGTGTCACCAACTGGTCCGAGGCGACGGACGAGGAATTCGAGGCCGCCAGCGCCTGGCTGCGGGAGGTTCACCCGAACCTGCGCACCTATTGGACGGACCCGGCCGAGCTCGCGCAGCTCCTCTCCTCGGGCGAGATCCTCGTCTCCTGGGCCTGGAACGAGACCTACCCGACGATGGTCGAGGAAGGCCGGTCCATCGCGTTCGAGCGTGAAATGACCGAGGGCTCCTCGCTCTGGCTCTGCGGCTACGTCAACATGACCGAGTCGCCGGGCTCGGAGGAGAAGGCCTACGACTACCTGAACGCCATCCTCGCCCCCGAGAGCGCGATGCCGCTGCTCGAGGCCGGCTTCGGCACCTCGAACGATGCCGCCCTCTCGAGCGAGATCAGCGAAGAGGACCTCGTCGCCTCCGGCCTCGAGTCGATCGACGTACCGGTGCTCGCCCAGCTACCGATGAGCCAGGAGCTGCGTCAGAAGCAGTCCGAGACGTTCGAGATGATCAAGGCCGGGTTCTGA